The following DNA comes from Nicotiana sylvestris chromosome 10, ASM39365v2, whole genome shotgun sequence.
ttctgtttgaatgatgtttgtgtttgttagcatgtttagttagtttgttgattttactgatgttttcttttaattttttccaTCTTCGTAAgacttttatttggtcgattattCTTCTGTCCATTATTAAATGTGTGTAGTAGGATACATACTCGATTTGATCAGTGTCGTCGTGTGTTTTATTCATGTTGTTCCCTTATTTTGTGCCAAGCTGTCTGAAGCCATTCGGGGCCCTATTCGCATTATTTGTTTATCGACTaattgttctatgttataattagtatagtcgattagataaacgtcgtcgattagttttacaagGCTGAATGTTCAAATGGTCTGTTTCTGATAAGCCTCACATGTTTGATCAAACCATTGTGATTTAGCTGATTATTTGAATTTAGCTGGGAATGGTTTATGGTTGCAGTGCACTTAGGAAATGGTTAGAAGTCAGTCTTGGGCAGTTGTTGAGTTTGAACTTCCATAAGTTCAAACTTTAGGTTGCTGAAGCTTAGGTTAAAACAGTAATAATCAGGGGTTAAAAGGGGTAGTTTGGGGTTTGAAAAGATCAGAAATGGTTAGTTTAAGTTGGGATGACAGTAGGGTACtgaaatatgattaaactaatacaatagtaGGGAACAAAACTTGATAGCATGGGGGTAATTGAATATTATAGGCTGCTCATACCTTTTGGGCAGAAAACACATGATAGGGGTTGTCAGGAGGATGGGCATTTCTGATTAgttttaaggggtatgggcaaaGTTGAAGAGGCAGCCTGGTGCTTGCccttttggcttataaataggctcatttagaacAATAGGAGGGGGCTGAACACTAAGATTTTAGAATTTTAAAAGCTCTTGGCTGCTGTTTTTCTGAACCTGGAGAAGTCAAAAATAGGCTGAAAGTTGAGCTaattttcaagaattaaaagAGTTAGTTTGAGGGATAAAAGAGGTCCTTTCTGCTGCATCCTCGAACCTCAGGAGTGCAGTTGGTGTTGTTTTGTTGGGTCTTTTGAGTCTGCTGGTCTATCTCTTGTTGCAAACTCAAGTTTGGGTCATACTGTGGTGGCTTATATTGCTGTTTGGGTACTGGGGTCGCATGCTGGGAATTGCTGGTGCATTTAGTATTGTTGTATGGTGTTTTCTGAAGCCATTGTTGGGTCTTAATCTATTGCTGGGCTATTTTGGTTGCTGTTGTGTTCTGTTGTGAATCTGCTGTtgtactactgctactgctgctgacttcttttCTACTGTATCTCTATTCTTCtaccaggtacactttcgaatAGACCATGATGTAGCTGGGTGGTGTACAAGTGAAATGAAATGCTTATGGGATTTAATGTATCATGTGGTGTACCTATTGGTTTAACCAATTATGTGATAAGCATTTGTATAGTTTCATTTTTGCAACTCAATAAGAATGCATGATATACTCTTTCACTTAATTGGGACTGTTTGTTTTTTGCTATAGAGGTAGCCATCAGTTGCAGCTCCAATTATAGTTAGTTATGTAGTTGGTAGAATGAACAAATAGTAAATGGATTGGCTGTTTGGATTTCACCCCTAATTGGTTTTGGTATTTAAGGCAGACTTTGATAGGATCGTGTTTAATTCCATTTGTCTCAATCATATACGAATGATAGCTCAAATCGACTGGGAGAATGGTTGGTCTGTTTTCTTTAGTGTTTTGGCCAGCCTCGTATGCATATCATAATTTCAGTTTTAGTAGTTCCTTTATGGAATAAGGCACTAAACGACCTTCCATTTTTCGAGTTAGAGTGCATATCTTCTGTTAACCCCTAGTGTAAACCTAATAGCCAATAGGAAGCCCGAATTCACTAATCACATAAATCAattaagattttttttctttcctctttcgTATTTAGAGACGAACTCAATAGAGacaatgtagtcactttaggactACCCTTGTAAAAAAGAAATGAGataagcctcgccaaataaaaaggtacaaactgcggggccctcggtaaatgtACATTCTAActacttagacttcgggaggagccgtttagAAAACTTCATGGCCGTCCCAAAAATAAGAATGTGATAGGctttttaggcgcgtatttaataatctcatcttcttaaattcgggtgtgcattttatgcaacccaaatccaaatcccaaaacgtcaaatcaAATGTGTCCAGGATTGCGGGTTCATTTCATGCGGCGCAACCCAAATACACGTCTCAGATGACGTTCAATTTTCTCTAataaattgaataaaagcggttaaaagttaaaattggcacataagctACAACATGTAAAAAACAGTTAAATAAGCTAaacatgacagttgagcgactgtgctagaaccacggaactcgggaatgcctaacaccttctcccgggttaacagaattccttatccggatttctggttcgcggactgttaaacagagtcattcttttcctcgattcgggattaaattggtgacttgggacaccctaaatctcccaagtggcgactctgaaataaataaacaaatcccgtttcgattgtcctttaattggaaaaactccttcacccctcgcggggacggaaaaaggaggtgtgacacatgcaGCCAGTCCTTTATCTCATGGAATATCTAGCCCTTCACTACACAGCACATCATCAGAACACAACATTGAACAAACAGATAAAGAAAAAATCCATCCAACTAGACAGTCACACAGAACTCACAACATTGAACAAACAGATACAGAACAAATCCATCCAACTAGGCAGTCACACATAACTCATAAACTCCATACATATCTACAGGACTATGTTCACTCCTTACCTCAATTCAAGAATAATTCCACTTCCCtaaatgctttattttctgtAAACCAACACATTGCCTCTGATCTACTAACTCCTGATAGTTAGACTCTTGTGAGAAATGTTTGTCATGACAGGGAACCATCATCATATAAGGAGGCAGCTATTGATCCTGCATGGCAAGGTGCTATGACACAGGAATTTGATGCattacattcaaatcatacatgTGACTTAGTAATGCTGCCACCTGGGAAGCAATCAATTGGATGTAGATGGGTGTACAAAGTGAAACATAAAGCAGATGGTAGCATTGAGAGATTCAAGGCCAGATTAGTTGTTGAAGGGTACACTCAACAGGCAGGAATAGATTATACAGACACCTTTTCACCAGTTGTAAAGATGACAACAGTCAGAGCTTTAATAGCTACAGCAGTCAAGAAAGGTTGGCTCATCTCACAGCTGGATGTAAACAATGCCTTCTTGCATGGAGATCTCAATGAGGAGGTATATATGCAGGTGCCGCCTGGGCTAGTATTAGAGAAGCCAGGCCTGGTATGCAAACTGAATAAATCTCTTTATGGGTTAAAGCAGGCAAGTAGACAATGGTATACAAAGTTGACTGAGGCACTTTATTCAAGAGGATGCACACACTCCATGTATGACTACTCACTTTTTTACAAGAGAAATGGAAGTGACTCAGTGTATATTGatgtgtatgtggatgatgtgctGTTAACTGGGACTGATGAACAAGAAATTGCTCAACTTAAGAGGTTCCTACATCAATTCAAGATCAAGGATCTCGGACAGCTTCACTATTTCCTGGGACTAGAGGTTATGTATAAGGAAGATGGGATCATTATATCACAAAGGAAGTTTGCATTGAACCTGCTAAAGGAGTATGATTGCCTGGAACACAAGACCTGCTCTTCACCATTGGATTCAAATGTGAAACTAAAGGCCAAGGAAGGAGCAATATTGCAGGATCCTACTTATTATAGGAAGTTAGTAGGGAAGctaaatttcttgaccaatactagGTTGGACATAGCATATGGTGTTCAGCACTTAAGTCAGTTTATGCAGGAACCTAGAGAGCCTCATTTGAAAGCAACATTTAATTTGTTAAGGTACCTGAAGAATGATCCTACCCTGGGAATCTTTATGTCAAAGGATGGAGATCACACAGTCAGAGCTTACTGTGACTCTAACTGGGTTGCTTATCCAGATTCTAGGAGGTCCATCAGTGGTTATTTGGTGTTTCTAGGCAACAGCCCCATCAGCTGGAAGTCCAAGAAACAAGAGACCATTTCACTGTCTtctgcagaagcagaatatcAAGCCTTGAGAAAAGTTGTAGGTGAGTTAGTGTGGCTTCGCAGGTTATTTGAAGAACTGATTGTCCCCTTTTCTCTACCTATTTCAGTTTACTGTGATAGTAAGTCTGCATTACACATTGCCAGGAATCCAATATTTTACGAAAGAACCAAGCATATAGAGGTTGACTGCCACTTTGTACGTGATCAACTCCAAGCAGGCCTGATCTCTCTTCAACATATCAGAACTGATGACCAACTTGCAGATGTTTTGACTAAGGCCTTGACAGGGATCAAGCATAGTGCTGCATTGGGCAAGTTGTCAGTGTTTGCTACACTTCCAACTTGAGGGGGGTGTTAAGAACTATAATTATTCTCTTAGTTAGTTGATTAGTCCCTTAGTTAGTTGACTATTATGACAGTTGTACAGTTAGCTTAGCAGTTGTTAGTTAATTGTCTTAGCTTAGTGCTTAGTTTTAGCTTTGTATATAGTGTAGACTCCACTCACTCTTCCAATTCAATTAGTCTAATTGCACAATTCTGGAACCTTCTCTCGTCCTCTCTCTGGGTTCTCATGGTGGACAATCCACAACTTTATTTCCATTGAAGCACAGCTTCAGATAATAGTAGAAGCTTAATTACTGTTCCATTGACTGATTTTTGATAAAGACTCTTCGAAAGATCTTCAGATTTCGTTATCAATATTCTCATCAACTTGTTTCTTACGAAATTCGAGTTTAATATTCATTTCAAATGtaattttcttggaaaatatcaTAGCAGTTGTAAATATTTCTTCTCTCTatttattaaagaaaaaaaaaatttcgcTTCACAtaactttttttaaaataaatatagcaTATAAGTGTAATAAAAAATGGTCCCCGTAAATATGGAGTCTAAAGCAATCGATTTAACTGCTCCAGGGAAGGGCCGCCCGGCAATTACTAGTCATTAATCACTTTCAATTCGTTGGTAATAAACTCCATCAGTTCATAATTCTCACGTTATAATCCTAACTAAAGCACCAAATGATCTAATACGAAAAGATCATGAACATAAAACATACGTGTATACTACATAGAAGCTAGACATAAAGTAAAGTATGTTGCATTAATTgatcttcttcctcttttgaCTTTGTCATGATTTGAGAATCTGTGGAGATAATCCACCAAGAATGAATTAAACATGTTATATACGAAAAGATGATGTGATGGCTTTCACATAGACCCCAATACTGATTGTCAGCTTTAGTGCAGTAAAATCCACCAAACGAACGATCACCTCCTAGTTGAAAATTGAACGTGTAAGGGACTAATGGATTGGTCGTACCTCCATGTGGTCCATAGGAACTTTTGTTGGTGCCAAATGTGCCTCCCTCCGTCGTTTTATATTAGGTGAGATAGTTTTACTCgacacgaaatttaagaaaaataaagaagttTTTTGAAACTTATGATCTTAAAAGTTTAAGGGGTAAAAGGTTTGTGGAGCCATGATATTACTGTggctataaaagtttctcattaaggataaatgagtaaaatgaaagactttaaagttaaattatttccaaatttagaaatgtgtcatttgttttgaAACATACTAAAAAGTAAATAGCTCATCTAATATGAATTTGAGGAGTATTTGATACTAAATGATAAAAAGGCATGTTTTTGAGTATGTTTGCATATTATTTTTTTACATAAGTGATGGGAGATTACACGTTTATAAATATATAATATGTTCATTACATGTTTATTGTGTGTAGGAATGAATTTGGATGGAAGTTGGCAAGAATTAGTTGATTTGATGCAAAACAAAGTAGAGATGTAAGACCTAGGAATATGAGTGGCAAAATGGTTCAAATAAAATAGTTAAccaccatattatccattaaaaatgcGTTGAATAATGAACTATTTAAAAACAtgtcaaatatggataaaaacaatattatccatttagaaaatggataaccaatgagtctaacttttacatttgtaaagcctcgtATTGGAGGTTCCTCAAGTTAGGCAGaataagaattctcccaaaagtgatcatatgtaagatgtcatggataatatggttacacATATTATCCGCTTGTTAACctattttttatccgtattaaatatgggtcggataATTTACCCATTTTTTCATTATCCATTTTCAACCTGAACCATATCCGACCCAACCTACCCATTTGTCACTCATATCTGGGAGCATGCCACAATTGGTGCATTGCATAAAGCATAAAATGGCCTAGGAGATGAACAAAAAACAGCGAAGTATGGAGGTTGGCGCTGGACCTGGCACGCGAaagaacaaagaagaagaaaaatagttgGGAGCGTGCTAGAAGTCGCGTGTTGCACCAACTTTAGCATGCAGCTCGGTGTATCCTTTTCGAATTAGGAGAGATCAAGGATGCCCCACATGAACCCTAATTGATATAAATACATCATAAAACATCCTTTTGAAGGGAGAGACACTATTCTTTAAGGTAAGACAACACCCAAAGAGGCAAGAATACAGTAGGAGCAAAGAAGAATATTTAACCACaagttttccctttcttcttcctATATCTCGTatttggttatgacttttagtattgtaattttacatactattatgagtagctaatttattattaaatattttgatggaacctcttggaggatgaattcttgttatgttttaatGTAATTTAAGTTTTGAATTTacctacttgttcaactacgtgcttATTTCAGTTGATTGAATAGACATCGATTgattgtgcctatttattatgtgtttcttgaGAAAGAATACATATTCAGGTGGTttttgaacaacaccactcctaaGGTATATGAGAGATCAATGCGACGGGTTTAAAAGTGCGATTAGAAATAACGAAGCTTTGACATAATCATAGTGAGTGGTGAAAAAGTGTGAGCTAATGTAATTCGAGAGAATATGACTAGTACattattgtagttgctcgagagagaattccGATTAGTCGAGTGCTCATGATTAGTTGAGAATAATTAGGTGAAATTATAAAAGATATAGCAGGAAGGAGGATTTCGACAATTGAAAAAATCATAACTCTAAACCTCCTTAATtttgtctctaacccttagtagTTTCTTTAGTTGATAAATTTGTATTGCTTTTTGATAATCattagataattagtttaatcGACTCCAGACTTTTAGACAAGATTATATTTGCAGCaatcgcttatcctttttaggactagagttgggcgtgattaTTATTGTTCTCAAGTCATTCGTACAGTGAGTACCGCTTATCGAAGTAAGGAATCAACCTTTAATTTAATTGTTTATCCGAAAAATGATACAGttaaatttatacgtggtttctagACAATTGCATTAATTTGATCCCGAAATAATAAGATGATTGAAGATATATAATACTTAGCCTTGATAGGAAGACGAAATAACAGAAATAAAGATTCTAGTAATAAAGCCTCCGGATGCAACAATCATAAGGACAAAAAATAAGAAGATAAAATTGTATAGAGTTTTTTTTCGTAGATTGTAGTATTAGTTTACCAAAATATTTTTCTCATTTCAATGATAATAGAGCTCAATATTTATAGCCAGATATAGGGAAAGAGGTCCAAAGATCGTGCCCTTTAATGCCAATTATGAGGGACATTGATGAAAATGTAACGGTGAACATAAATGTCAAAATCCTTGTAACGAGCGACATTCTAAATACTGTGAAATATTCTCCATTGGATGCTACCGGGCGAAGAGTATTTATTGCATTCTTATGAGTGTTATTCTTTCCGGTGACAGATAGGACTATTGCCTTCGATTCTGGTTATCCCCCGTCTTAGGTTCCACACATCCCTCTTTTGAGCGGCCACGTAGCATTATATATTTGACCCTATAGAATAATATGAACGATTATAAAAAACTAATTTATGCAGCACAAGTCTTGTCGGTCGAAAATTGAGCTTTTCTGACGGATCACCGATCGAAAAAGGTTGGTCGAAAAACAGATGGTCCCAAAATAATTTGCGACCGATCGGTCGAATGTTTCTGAAGGATTTGGCCGCAAAATGAAAAATCAAGGATGCATTTGAATTTAAGGGATTTGCGACTGAATTGGTTGGTAAATTTGTGACTGATTCGACCAcaaatttaaataataaaataaatatcgGTCGAATGTTTCCGACAGATTTGGCCGCAAAATGAAAAATCAAGGATGTATTTGAATTTAAGGGATTTGCGACTGAATTGATTGGTAAATTTGTGACTGATTCGACCAcaaatttaaataataaaataaatacataattaatatTTCCGACCGAATTGGTCGAtagctaaaaataataaaatcgcAATTCTTTTTTCCAAATTTCCAACGGAATTCGACGCAAACTTCCGACGACATTTTTCAATTGGAAATATCGGACGAGAACACAAAGTTGCCATTCTCAACGAACAGAAATATAAGTGACAAAAGAAAATCATTACAGGAGGAAATAAAAATCTTTGCAATTTCACATCTTCCCTTTTCATCCAAAACACTGCAGGTGATTTAGGAtccgtttggccataaattttgtCAAAAcaaatttgaattttattttacaaACACATATTTGGTCATGGATTTTGCCTATATTATAGCAAAATCCCAAATTTCAAAATCAGGTCAATAGTtgattttggaccaaaatatTTACAAACACTAAGCTAGCGTTTGGCTATAGAttcccaaatttgttttgaaaattctTATTATTTAGGTGAAGTTTGATTTGAAGATGAAAATATGCTTGGACAtaagttttcaaaacatatttaactttttttttttccgAAAAAATATGACTATATATACTCACAAGTTCTAAAAGCTATCACAAATATCCAACAGTAcatttatcaataacattcattatattatcgcaaatcatagtcctgaacataaataaatttggtacaaaattattatttttataataaactaCATAATCCAATATCAAATGACCGAGAAGACGAAGCAtcattgttacaaaataataaatgatgGGCTCtattataaaatacaaaagtaaggggcaattttaaaaaaatataataatgatattttgggctggtTTTGGAATTTGGGTTTTGGGCTTTGAAAATTTgccaaaatgtaaataaaatctATGACCAAACATGTATTTGCCAAAGAAAAACCGAAATATAATTTGGCAAAATCTAGGGTaagtgcacggttagccactaataacaaaagtatttacttttaagccactgtttaaaatgtctttagtctttaacCACTTCTTTAATAAATTTTAACTGCTCAGACGAAAATACCtttctgctcatgtccttaacttttgaacttaacttccgGACATCAGAACTacgtgtccttaacttttgaacttgtaactctaagttcaggacttcaagactacacatccttaacttttgaacttgtaactgtaagttcagcaccaagtgttcttaacttttgagcttgttagtctaagttcatgaCCTATCATCCTTAATTTTTGGatttcttagcctaagttcaggacctattgtccttaacttttgggtttcttagcctaagttcaggacctattgtccttaacttttgaacttgtaactgtaagtttaggacctattgtccttaacttttgggcttcatagcctaagttcaagacctattgtccttaacttttgagcttgttagtctaagttcaggacttcaggacctattgtccttaacttttgaacttgtaactgtaagttcaggacttcaggacctattgtccttaacttttgaacttgtaactgtaagttcaggacctattgtccttaacttttgaacttgtgggattatactgggttcaTTATTGACGTTGTTGTTATTGCAATTAATCAATTGGTCATTTGACAGGTTTTTCAAAGAATGCCCTCGTCTAGTCGATAAACAAAGGAAAGAGTTGGGGAAAAGATTAGGGTTAGAGCCTTTGCAAATTAAGTTTTAGTTCGAAAACAAGCGTACTCAAATTAAGGTAATTAGCTAGTATTTTCTGTTTTAGCATCAATTTTCTAAACGCAAAATTAAAAATAGCATCAAATGTGTCAGCATTCAATATAATAATTGTTACAACGacattgttttcattattttgcCCTGGCTCATCACGAACGCCATGAGAACACACGACTGAGGAACGAGAATGAGAAACTTGGTGCCGAGAATATAcgtgaaagagatagaagaaagggtaacacagtctttttatattaattttaatagactagtggctactATTGCTAAGCATTAAAAATGCTGGATAGAAAGTAAATAGCACTTTAAAAAGTGGCTATCCCACGCCATTTCTAAgtaaaatctatggccaaacattgactaataatatacatatttttctaaaataaatttgaaatatatattttgaaaacgTATATCCAAatacattttcatcttcaaacaaAACTTTATCCAAAtcaaaattttaaaacaaatttggaAAGGTACGACTAAACGCTAGCTTAATCTGTCACTGATATCCTCTAGTTGAATAACTTTGCTAGCAATCTTTTTAGTTTCTTGTCCTTCAAAGAATTGGGAAGACATATTCGAAACTCAAACATCTATTTAGTAAAATATCACAAAGACTAAAATCAAAATTTACCAATAATTAAGAGATCGAGAGAACCAAAACATTGAATGATGAAAAGACAatcataataaaaaataaaatagtaaTTAGGAGTTGATTAGAAAACGTACGTATCTTCgaaccaaacttcacccaaatttgatttttcaaaacaaatttggaaTTTATGGAGAAACGCTAGCTAAGTTGGACTCTATATGGACTAAATGCCACTTGGGCCTTATTAAGGTGGGCTGAGCCCAAAACCCATTCTCACATACAAGACCCACCGCCAGGGTTACATTAATCTATTTCTTCCCTTTTCATCATGGAGGATGTGATAGGCTTCACATAGACCCCAATACTCTCAATCCCAGAATCATATTCGGTGCCGTGAAATCCACCAAAAGAACGATCATCGCCTATTTCAAACTTGAACTCTTTGTAATTGGCTGGTGATGGGGTCTTCATGTTGCCATATGGACCATAGAAACCTTTGTTGGTGCCAAATATTATTGATCTCAAATCATTTGTATCGTAGGAGCCTTTTATCCAAGTAAGATATTCCGATTGATAATACAACACAACCTTCAGTAATCGAAATACATTAGCGATCCTATTTACAAATTGCATaaaaggacaacaacaacaacaacaataatcactcagtataatcccacttagtggtgTCTGGGGAGGTAGTGTGTGAGCAGACAGGGGCgaccgaaaaattacactgtatatataaggcaaaatctgttttttatctctatatattaagttttgaacaccTTTAACACAAttcaaaagtgtagtttagtggtcaagggggttgAAAATCTATATAAGGTCATGAGTTCAATTCCTACTAgctacaaaaaaataattttgaacccccttcgtggagatcctgcctccgccactgtGCGCAGAGCTTACCCCTACACTgggatagagagactgtttccaaatagaccccccaCCTTTCTCTCTTGGatagactcgaactcacaacctctcggttggaagtgaaGATAGCAACCCCTCTCGTCAAAGATTGCATAAAAGGAATGAAGGTAAATTGACTTAAATCGTAAATGCATATTCTCTCTTACCGTAGTGAAGTTTTCGTTGTGTGCATCACCATGTCTATCAGACAAAACAAAGTTGCCATTCTCAACGAACAGGAATTGAAGTGAATAAATTTGGTATTCTCCATAGGAAAGATAAATCTTGGCTATTTGgccttttcccttttcttcccAAACAGTTCCCCCTAGTCCTCCCGCTGGCCCAACCTTGATCATATTCATATCCACACTCATTATATTAATTTATTTCTTGCTTTATGAAACTTAATGTAGTAAGTAATTTGAGGATGAAGTTATATAGAGAGAGGAGGGAGGTGTTTCAACTTCACACATTGGTCTTGgtcttttaataaaagaaaaaaagaatcttACTTTTTGTTTAACTCAATCTTATCTAGCCAGCTTTTATTGTGCTATGCTATTGGTAGAAtaaaaaacaaaagggaaaaagcCAAATATATCCCTCATATGGTTCACATTTACCTCCGTCACACTGTCGGGACATATTTACCCTTAATGTTAATAAAACTTTTAAGAAATATCCCATCTAATGGAATCCatcaaattaataaaataatcatttaaaaaatttattaaccCATAACCTGTTAAACCCATCATATAATAATACGGAACCtagatttttaaaatattttaatatattttattcaTTTGGAAAGACACCGAGAATAATGATGGCAATAGCATTAGTAATAACTTAAATTTTTGGTTCTTAGTTATTCATGGTGGCATTAGGATATCATGTTATCACTTTTGGTTGTATTTTATTGTTATAATATGGCATCCTTTTTCTAATGCAATGCACACTTGATAGTTGGTTTGTATGTCGGTAATAACTGATATATAAATTATCAATATTTGTGTTTGGTTAATACATGAagttagtcatgtaattaatactccatTATTAGTCCACTTATTTTAGCATGCCTTGGTACTTTTAGATTATCTGACAAGAGATGGTTGCTCTAGTGGTGAACACCCTCCATTTCCAACCAAGAAGTTGTGAagtcgagtcaccccaagagtaaggtggggagttcttggaggaGGGATActgagggtctatcgaaaacagcctctctaccccagggtaggggtaagatctgtgtacacactaccctcctcagacacCACTAGTGGGATTACGCTGGGTTATTGTAGTTGTTTGTACTTTTagattgtttatttttattatggtttT
Coding sequences within:
- the LOC104211533 gene encoding inactive protein RESTRICTED TEV MOVEMENT 1-like → MSVDMNMIKVGPAGGLGGTVWEEKGKGQIAKIYLSYGEYQIYSLQFLFVENGNFVLSDRHGDAHNENFTTVVLYYQSEYLTWIKGSYDTNDLRSIIFGTNKGFYGPYGNMKTPSPANYKEFKFEIGDDRSFGGFHGTEYDSGIESIGVYVKPITSSMMKREEID